One genomic window of Microbacterium sp. BH-3-3-3 includes the following:
- a CDS encoding ABC transporter ATP-binding protein, with protein MPQVLEFSDVVVRRNGRDIVSHLDWTVSDDERWVVLGPNGAGKTTVLQLADTLLHPTSGSVTILGEQLGRTDVFELRPRIGFASSAMARRVPPEESVLDVVLTAAFSVVGRWREDYDDIDERRALRVLAEWKLDHLADRTFGTLSDGEQKRVQIARAVMTDPELLLLDEPTASLDLGAREELLALLSGYAQAPTTPAMVMVTHHVEEIPVGFTHVLLLRDGEVVASGPLDEALTAENLSSTFGLNITLTHEAGRYAARAV; from the coding sequence ATGCCGCAGGTGCTCGAATTCTCCGATGTCGTCGTCCGCCGCAACGGTCGGGACATCGTGTCCCACCTCGACTGGACGGTCTCGGATGACGAGCGCTGGGTCGTCCTCGGACCGAACGGCGCCGGCAAGACCACGGTGCTGCAGCTCGCCGACACGCTCCTGCATCCCACCTCGGGCTCCGTCACGATCCTCGGCGAGCAGCTCGGGCGCACCGACGTGTTCGAGTTGCGTCCGCGCATCGGTTTCGCCTCGTCGGCGATGGCCCGCCGCGTTCCGCCCGAGGAGAGCGTGCTCGACGTGGTGCTCACCGCCGCGTTCTCAGTCGTGGGGCGCTGGCGTGAGGACTACGACGACATCGACGAGCGACGCGCGCTGCGGGTGCTCGCCGAGTGGAAGCTCGACCACCTCGCCGACCGCACGTTCGGCACGCTCAGCGACGGCGAGCAGAAGCGCGTGCAGATCGCCCGAGCCGTCATGACCGACCCCGAACTGCTGCTGCTCGACGAGCCCACGGCCAGCCTCGACCTCGGCGCGCGCGAGGAACTGCTCGCGCTGCTGTCCGGATACGCGCAGGCCCCTACGACGCCCGCGATGGTGATGGTGACGCACCACGTCGAGGAGATCCCCGTCGGCTTCACGCACGTGCTGCTGTTGCGCGACGGCGAGGTCGTGGCATCCGGACCCCTCGATGAGGCCCTCACCGCCGAGAACCTCTCGTCGACGTTCGGGCTGAACATCACGCTGACGCACGAAGCCGGCCGCTACGCGGCGCGCGCGGTCTGA